The following DNA comes from Phytohabitans rumicis.
GTCCTCGCCGCCGACCTTCCGTTCATGAGCCGGATGGCGCTCGGACTCCTCCAGCTCGACGTCGAGTTCTCCGGAAAAGACGGCGCGGTGTTCGTCGACGGGGACGGCCGCCGGCAGTTGCTGTGTGGCATGTGGCGGGTGTTCCTGCTGCGCGAGGCGATCAAACGCCTCGCCGAGCGTCGCGGCGAGCTTGCCGGCGCCTCCATGCGGGAGCTCGTGGACGGGATGACGGTCCAGGAGTCGCGTTGGAAGGACCGCGGGCCGCCGCCGTGGTTCGATTGCGACACCGAGGAAGATTTGCGGCGAGCGAAGAAGTGGGCGCGATGACGCTGGACGAGTGGACCGTGGCGGCCTGCGCCGAGCTGGGCCTGGACGAGGGCGATGCGGCCAC
Coding sequences within:
- the mobA gene encoding molybdenum cofactor guanylyltransferase, with translation MDNVAAIVLAGGAGRRLGGVDKPALFVGRRSMLDRVLAASTIATQRIVVGSVGEVPPDVLTTVEDPPGGGPVAATAAGLALVEPWVDFVAVLAADLPFMSRMALGLLQLDVEFSGKDGAVFVDGDGRRQLLCGMWRVFLLREAIKRLAERRGELAGASMRELVDGMTVQESRWKDRGPPPWFDCDTEEDLRRAKKWAR